The genome window GCGCGCCGGCGGCCGTCTGGCCGCGCGGCTGGATGATGGTGCGCACGCGCTGGTTGGGCGTGGGGGCCTGCGGCCCGCCGGTGGCGGTATAGGTGTCGGTGCGCTGGTTGTAGGTCACGCGCTGACCGCGCACTTCGTCGACCATCTGTTCGCAGGCCAGCCGCTTGACCACCGCCTTCGAGATGAAATGGATCAGCTCGCCGCGTCCGTCGTATTCGACGCGCTCGGCCACGCCCTCGACGTATTCGTCGGTGCCCTCGCGCCGCTGGCGCACGTTGACGAGCTTGCCGCTGTTGGCGGTGGCGACGCCGAACTGATAGCCCTCGGCGTCTTCGCGCAGGTCGAGCCTGTCGGCGCGCAGGATCAGCGAACCCCTGGTCAGCACGACGTTGCCGGTGAAGATGCTGGTCTGCTTCAGGTCGTCGTAGCGCAGCGAATCGGCATCCACCGTCGTCGGCTGGTTGCGGTCGGCGGCGGCCGCGAGCGCCTGGGCGCCGCAGGCGAGGGCGGCCAGGGCGAGCACGGCCTGGGCGGCGTATCGGGAGAATCGATGATGTGGCACGGTGTTTTTATCCTTTGTATGGCTGTCGGGCCGGGGGCGCGGCCGGCCGCGTGCTGCCCGGCACGATCTGCACCCGTGTCTGCTCGTTGACCTTCAATTCGCGCGAGACGTTGTCATAGCGCATGCCGCGTCCCTGTATACGCGTGGTGCCGTTGACCACGGTGGCGGGCAGGTCCGTGTAGGCGACGTCCTCGTCGGGCAGCAGGGTGACTTCCTCGCTGCGTATGTTCAGCTCGGGGCGCCCCTGCCCGGGCAGCCGCCGCAACTGAACGTCGCCGCGCATGATCACGCGCGCGCCGTCCTGGTCCATTCGCGCGTGCCGGGAAGTGGCCGTCATGGTCGGCCGCTCGGTGCGCTGGCTGACCGCGCGGAACTGCGTGACTTCCGACGAATCGTCGTCCGGGTAGTGCTCGAGCCGGTCGCCTTCCATCCGCGTCGTGGGCATGCCCTGCTCGTCGCTGCGGACCATGACGAACTGTTCGACGAAGGAGTCGATCTCGTGGGTCAGCCGGCGCGGCGGATCTTCCTTCACCGCCCGCTTGGCGTAGTCGGCCGCCCACCACGTGCCGGCCACCAGGGCGGCCAGCAGCGCGATCGATACCCCGGAGGCGAGTCGGTCTTTCATTGGGCAGAGGATCCGGCGGTGATGGTCGTGAGGGTGCGGCTGGTGATGTAGCCGCCCAGCCGGCCCTGCGCGGCCAGGATCAGGTCGCAGCATTCGCGCGCCGCGCCGTCGCCCGCGGGACGGGTGGCCACCCAGTGGGCGGCCTGGGCGACGTAGGTCGGCGCTTCGGCCACGCTGGCGGCGAAGCCCACGCGCTGCATGGCGGCCAGGTCGATGATGTCGTCGCCCATGAATCCCACGTCGTCCAGCTCGACGTTGCAGCGCTGCGCCAGCGCGGTCACGGCCGCGCTCTTGTCGCGCACGCCCTGCTGGACCTCGGAGATGCCCAGCTCGGCGGCGCGCCGCGACACGGTGGGCGAGTCGCGTCCGGTCATGAACACGACCTCGATGCCGCTTTCGTGCAGCATGCGCAGCCCGAAGCCGTCCAGTGCATGGAAGCGCTTAATGGTCTCGCCGTGCTCGCCGTAGTACAGGCGGCCGTCGGTCAGGACGCCGTCGACGTCGAAAATCATCAGCCGCAGGCGGGCGACGCGTTCGCGCACGTCTTGCGGCACGCGGGCCAGGATCAGGGCTTCGGCCGGATGGGGAGGAAGAGGAATCGCCATGGAACTCAGAGCACCTTTGCTGCCATCAGGTCGTGGGTATGAAGGGCGCCGACCAGCCGGCCGGTGGCATCGAGCACCAGCAGCTGGTTCTTGCGGTTGTCGTCCATCCGCGCGGCCGCCTCGGTGGCAAGGGCGTCCGGGCCGATGTGAAGGGGATTGCGCGTCATGCCGGCAACCACGGTCAGGTTGCGGATGTCGCCTTCGCGCTCGATCAGGCGGCGCAGGTCGCCGTCGGTGAAGATGCCGGCCACGCGGTCGCCGTCGACCACGACGGTCATGCCCATGCTTTTGCGGGTGATCTCCACCAGGGCTTCGGTAACCGACGCCGTGATCGGCACGATGGGCACGTCCTTGCCGGTGCGCATGACGTCGCTGACGTGGGTCAGCAGGCGGCGGCCCAGGGCGCCGCCCGGATGCGAGCGGGCGAAGTCCTCGGGGCCGAAGCCGCGCGCCTCGAGGCAGGCTACCGCCAGCGCGTCGCCCAGCGCCAGCGCGGTGGTGGTGCTGGCGGTGGGCGCGAGGTTCAGCGGGCAGGCTTCCTGCGGCACGCTGGCATCCAGGTGCACGTCGGCAAGCTGGGCCAGTTCGGAGTCCGCGTTGCCGGTGATCGCGATCAGCGGCGATCCCAGGCGCTTGACGACGGGCACGATGGTAAGCAGTTCGGCCGTGGTGCCCGAATACGAGATCGTGACCAGCACGTCGTTGGCGGTGATCATGCCCAGGTCGCCGTGCACGGCCTCGGCAGCGTGGACGAAGAACGCGGGCGTGCCGGTCGAGGCGAACGTGGCGGCGACCTTGCGGGCGATGTGTCCGGACTTGCCGATGCCGCTGACCACCACGCGTCCGGGGCAGGCCAGCAGGATGTCGACCGCGCGCACGAACGTGCGGTCCAGGCGCCCGGACAGGGCCTTGAGCGCCTCGATTTCCACCGCCAGGGTGCTGCGGGCCGAGTCGATGACGTCGACGGGGCCGGAGGCGCCGGGAACGTATACGTTGGACGTGCCGTTGTCTGAGGTGTTCATGATGGGTCCGCGCCGGTGCCGCAGGAGGGCGGGCGGCGAAAAATGCGCCTCGCGTCGCCTCGCGCGGCAACGGTCATTCAATTGCGACGATCTACCAGTATAGTAGCAAGGGCACGATCCTTGCTTTACGCTCTTTGCGTTACAGTGGCGTCCTGTGCCGCGGGAGCGCCGACCCTGGTCGCCCCCGATTCCTTCCTGTCGAGCCCGCCATGTTCCTGGACCCGAACTACATCCGAGACCGCATACGCACGGTGCCCGACTGGCCCGAGCCCGGCGTGCAGTTCCGGGACATCACGCCGCTGCTGCAGGATCCCCGCAGCTTCCGCGTGCTGATCGAGCTGTTCGTCTACCGCTACATGAACCAGCGCCTGGACCTGGTGGCCGGCATCGACGCGCGGGGATTCATCGTGGGCAGCGTGATCGCGCACGAACTGAACCTCGGTTTCGTGCCCGTGCGCAAGAAAGGCAAGCTGCCCTACGACACCATCGCCGAGCACTATGCCCTGGAATACGGCAGCTCGACGGTGGAGATGCACGCCGACGCCGTGCGCCCGGGGCAGCGGGTGGTGCTGGTGGACGACCTGGTCGCCACCGGCGGCACCATGCTGGCCGGCATGAAGCTGCTGCAGCGGCTGGGCGCCAACGTGGTCGAGGCGGCCGCGGTCATCGACCTGCCCCAGTTGGGCGGGTCGAAGGCGATACGCGATTCGGGGCTGAATCTGTACACCGTCTGCGAATTCGACGAGTGACCGCCCGGCCGGGTCAGCCGGCCTTGCGCCTGGGCGCGCGCGCCGCCCTGGGGGGCGCCGACGAAGCGCCGGCAGCCAGGAATTTCTTCAGATAGCTGCCGGTATGGCTGCCGGGCGCCTGCGCGATTTCCTCGGGCGTGCCCTGGGCCACGATGCTGCCGCCCCCGCCGCCCCCCTCCGGCCCCATGTCGATGATCCAGTCCGCGGTCTTGATGACGTCCAGGTTGTGCTCGATCACGACCACCGTGTTGCCGGCGTCCACCAGGTGCCCGATCACTTCCAGCAGCAGCGAGATGTCATGGAAATGCAGGCCGGTGGTCGGTTCGTCCAGGATATACAGCGTGCGCCCGGTGCCGCGCTTGGACAGTTCCTGTGACAGCTTGACCCGCTGCGCTTCGCCGCCCGACAGGGTGGTGGCGCTCTGCCCCAGCCGGATGTAGCCCAGCCCCACGTCGATCAGCGTCTGCAGCCGCCGGGCGATGGCCGGCACGGCTTCGAAATACTCCAGCGCCTGTTCGACCGTCAGGTCCAGCACTTCGCTGATGTTGCGGCCGCGGTAGCGGATCTCCAGCGTTTCGCGGTTGTAGCGGCTGCCGTGGCAGACGTCGCAGGGGACGTAGATGTCGGGCAGGAAATGCATTTCCACCTTGACCACGCCGTCGCCCTGGCAGGCCTCGCAGCGGCCGCCCTTGACGTTGAAGCTGAAGCGGCCGGGATCGTAGCCCCGGGCCCGGGCTTCCGGCACGCCCGCGAACAATTCCCGTATCGGGGTGAACAGGCCGGTGTAGGTAGCCGGGTTGCTGCGCGGCGTGCGGCCGATCGGGCTCTGGTCGACGCTGATGATCTTGTCGAAATGCTCCAGCCCCTCGATGGCCTCGTAGGGCGCGGGCTCGGTCTGGCTGTTGTACAGGTGGCGCGAGACCACGTTGACCAGCGTGTCGTTGATCAGCGTCGACTTGCCCGAGCCCGAGACTCCGGTGATGCAGACCAGGCGGCCCGCCGGGATGCGCAGGTCCACGCCTTTCAGGTTGTTGCCCGAACAGCCCTTGAGTTCCAGCCACGGCAGTTCGTCCTGCCCCGCCACCGGCCGGCGGGCCGGGATGGCGATGGACTTCTGGCCGCTCAGGTACTGGCCGGTCAGCGACTGCGGGTCGGCCACGATGTCGGCCGGCGACCCCTGCGCCACGACTTCCCCGCCATGTTCGCCGGCGCCGGGGCCCATGTCCACGACCCAGTCGGCCTCGCGGATCATGTCCTCGTCGTGCTCGACCACGATCACGCTGTTGCCGAGATTGCGCAGGTGCCGCAGGGTGCCGATCAGCCGGTCGTTGTCGCGCTGGTGCAGGCCGATGGAGGGCTCGTCCAGCACGTACATCACCCCGGTCAGGCCCGAGCCGATCTGGCTGGCCAGGCGGATGCGCTGGGCCTCGCCGCCCGAGATGGTGTCGGCGCTGCGATCCAGCGACAGGTAGCTCAGCCCGACGTTGTTCAGGAAGGTCAGGCGGGCCGCGATCTCGCGCACGATGCGGTCGGCGATCTCGCGCTTGGCGCCGGTCAGCGCCAGCTGCTCGAACCAGTGCAGGCAGTCGGACAGCGGCAGGGCCTCCAGCTGATAGATCGCGCGCCCCTGGTCGTCCTCGCCCACGCGGACGTTGCGGGCTTCGGCGCGCAGCCGCGAGCCGCCGCAGTCGGGACAGGTCCGCACGTTCCGGTACTTGCCGAGTTCCTCGCGCACGGTGGCCGAGTCGGTTTCCTTCCAGCGCCGTTCGAGGTTGGGGATCACGCCCTCGAAGGGATGCGAGCGGACGGTCGTGCGGCCCTTCTCGTTGACGTAGGTGAAGGCGATTTCCTGCTCGCCCGAGCCGTACAGCACGCGCTGCTGGGTGTCCTCGGACAGTTCCTCGAACGGCGTGTCGACGTCGAAGTCGTAGAAGGCCGCGAGGCTGGTCAGCAACTGGTGGTAGAAGGGGTTGCGCCGGTCCCAGCCGCGGATCGCGCCGCCCGCCAGGCTCAACTCGGGAAACGCCACCACCCGCTTCGGATCGAAGAAACCCATGTGGCCGATGCCGTCGCAGCTCGGGCAGGCACCGATGGGATTATTGAAGCTGAACAGGCGCGGCTCGAGTTCCGGCAGGCTGTGCCCGCACACCGGGCAGGCGTAGCGGCTGGAGAACAGATGCTCGCGTTCGCGGTCGTCGGTGCCGGCATCCATTTCCAGCACGATGGCCCGCCCCTCGGCCAGGCCGATGGCCGTCTCGAAGCTCTCGGCCAGCCGCTGCTGGGCATCGGGCCGCACGCGCAGGCGGTCGATCACCACGTCTATGCTGTGTTTCTCTGTCTTCTTCAGCGGCGGGACGCTGTCGATGTCCAGCACCTCGCCGTCCACGCGCACCCGCACGAAACCCTGGGCCTGCAGGCTGGCCAGTTCGTCCTCGAAGCTGCCCTTGCGGTCGCGCACCAGCGGCGCCAGGATCGCCAGCCGGCTCTCGGCCGGCAGGGCCAGCGTGATGTCCACCATCTGGCTGACGCTTTGCGCCTGCAACGGCAACTGGTGGTCGGGGCAGTAGGGCGTGCCCACCCGGGCGAACAGCAGACGCAGGTAGTCATGGATTTCCGTGACCGTGCCCACGGTCGATCGCGGATTGTGGCTGGCGGCCTTCTGTTCGATGGAGATGGCCGGCGACAGGCCCTCGATCAGGTCGACCTCGGGCTTGTCCATCAATTGCAGGAACTGGCGGGCGTAGGCGGACAGGCTTTCCACATAGCGCCGCTGGCCTTCCGCGTACAGGGTGTCGAACGCCAGGGAAGATTTGCCCGACCCGGATAACCCTGTGATCACGACAAGCTGGTGGCGGGGCAATTCCAGCGAGACGTTCTTCAGATTGTGGGTGCGCGCACCCCTGATGCGGATGACATCCATCAAGCAAACCTTTACGCGAGCGGTGGCGAAAGCCAACTTGGTAATATAACCCCCCCGTACGCGCTGACGCGCGCCCCCCAGGGGGCGGGCGGCGGGGGACCGGCGGAGCCGGATCCCCCGTGCCCTGGTCTAGTTCGGCTTTCTTGGGGTGGGGCACCTGTGCTTCGCTGGCTGGCAGGGGAGGCTGCGGTGCCGCATGGGGAAGTCCCTTTAATTGGTTTTTTCACGAATGGCTAACCCTTCATTTCGGATGACCCCTTTCGAGCGCCGCGCGAGCTTGTCGCTGGCGGCGCTTTTCATGTGCCGGATGCTGGGGTTGTTCCTGCTGCTGCCGGTGTTCGCGGTGGCGGCCAAGGCCTTGCCGGGGGGGAACGATCCGGCGCGGGTGGGGTTGGCGCTGGGCATGTACGGGTTGACCCAGGCGTTCATGCAGATTCCGTTCGGGCTGGCCTCGGACCGCTGGGGCCGGCGGCCGGTGGTGGTGATGGGGCTGGTGCTGTTCGTCGTCGGCAGCGTGGTCTGCGCCACGACCGACGACCTGTTCTGGATCACGATCGGCCGGGCCATCCAGGGCTCGGGCGCGATTTCGGCGGCGGTGACGGCGTGGCTGGCCGACGCCACGCGCGACGAGGTGCGGACCAAGGCCATGGCCATGATAGGCGCTTCGATCGGGCTGACCTTCGCGGTGTCGCTGGTACTGGCCCCGGTGGTGGTGGGCTGGGGCGGGCTGACCGGCCTGTTCTGGACCATCGCCGCGCTGGGCGTGGCTGCGCTGGGCGTGGCCGCCTGGGTGGTTCCGGCCGCGCCGCCGGCGCCGCGGGGCGAACCGGTATCCATGTCCAGCGTGCTGTCGCACCCCGACCTGCTGCGGCTGAACCTGGGGGTCTTCACCCTGCACCTGATCCAGGTCGCGCTGTTCGTGGTGGTGCCGGCCGCGCTGGCGCGCACCGGCGGCCTGGACGCGGCCACGCTGTGGAAGGTCTACCTGCCGGTGGTGCTGGCCTCGTTCGTCGTGATGGTGCCGGTGATCGGCGTCACCGAGCGCTACGCCACCCACCGCAAGACCCTGCTGGGGGCCGTTGCCGGACTCGTGCTGGTGTGCATGTTCCTGCCGTGGGCGCAGGACCGCTATGGCTGGCTGGTCGGCGCCATGATCGCCTTCTTCTCGGTGTTCAACATCCTCGAGGCCATGCAGCCTTCGCTGGTGTCCCGCGTGGCGCCGCCGTCGCTGAAGGGGCTGGCCCTGGGTTTCTATAATACGAGCCAGGCCATCGGGCTTTTCGCCGGCGGGGCGCTGGGCGGCTGGCTGCTCTCCCACCTGGGGCCCGCGGCGGTATTCCAGTCTGCGGCGGGGCTGGCGGTAATATGGCTGCTGGCGGCCTGGGGGATGAAGCCCCTGCCCGCCAGGCGGGCCGCGCAGCCGGAGCGGGTGTCCCACCCCGCCTCCTGAG of Pigmentiphaga sp. H8 contains these proteins:
- the lptA gene encoding lipopolysaccharide transport periplasmic protein LptA — protein: MPHHRFSRYAAQAVLALAALACGAQALAAAADRNQPTTVDADSLRYDDLKQTSIFTGNVVLTRGSLILRADRLDLREDAEGYQFGVATANSGKLVNVRQRREGTDEYVEGVAERVEYDGRGELIHFISKAVVKRLACEQMVDEVRGQRVTYNQRTDTYTATGGPQAPTPNQRVRTIIQPRGQTAAGAPAAGCGAPASGKAAQ
- the lptC gene encoding LPS export ABC transporter periplasmic protein LptC gives rise to the protein MKDRLASGVSIALLAALVAGTWWAADYAKRAVKEDPPRRLTHEIDSFVEQFVMVRSDEQGMPTTRMEGDRLEHYPDDDSSEVTQFRAVSQRTERPTMTATSRHARMDQDGARVIMRGDVQLRRLPGQGRPELNIRSEEVTLLPDEDVAYTDLPATVVNGTTRIQGRGMRYDNVSRELKVNEQTRVQIVPGSTRPAAPPARQPYKG
- a CDS encoding HAD family hydrolase produces the protein MAIPLPPHPAEALILARVPQDVRERVARLRLMIFDVDGVLTDGRLYYGEHGETIKRFHALDGFGLRMLHESGIEVVFMTGRDSPTVSRRAAELGISEVQQGVRDKSAAVTALAQRCNVELDDVGFMGDDIIDLAAMQRVGFAASVAEAPTYVAQAAHWVATRPAGDGAARECCDLILAAQGRLGGYITSRTLTTITAGSSAQ
- a CDS encoding SIS domain-containing protein, which translates into the protein MNTSDNGTSNVYVPGASGPVDVIDSARSTLAVEIEALKALSGRLDRTFVRAVDILLACPGRVVVSGIGKSGHIARKVAATFASTGTPAFFVHAAEAVHGDLGMITANDVLVTISYSGTTAELLTIVPVVKRLGSPLIAITGNADSELAQLADVHLDASVPQEACPLNLAPTASTTTALALGDALAVACLEARGFGPEDFARSHPGGALGRRLLTHVSDVMRTGKDVPIVPITASVTEALVEITRKSMGMTVVVDGDRVAGIFTDGDLRRLIEREGDIRNLTVVAGMTRNPLHIGPDALATEAAARMDDNRKNQLLVLDATGRLVGALHTHDLMAAKVL
- a CDS encoding adenine phosphoribosyltransferase, whose product is MFLDPNYIRDRIRTVPDWPEPGVQFRDITPLLQDPRSFRVLIELFVYRYMNQRLDLVAGIDARGFIVGSVIAHELNLGFVPVRKKGKLPYDTIAEHYALEYGSSTVEMHADAVRPGQRVVLVDDLVATGGTMLAGMKLLQRLGANVVEAAAVIDLPQLGGSKAIRDSGLNLYTVCEFDE
- the uvrA gene encoding excinuclease ABC subunit UvrA, which gives rise to MDVIRIRGARTHNLKNVSLELPRHQLVVITGLSGSGKSSLAFDTLYAEGQRRYVESLSAYARQFLQLMDKPEVDLIEGLSPAISIEQKAASHNPRSTVGTVTEIHDYLRLLFARVGTPYCPDHQLPLQAQSVSQMVDITLALPAESRLAILAPLVRDRKGSFEDELASLQAQGFVRVRVDGEVLDIDSVPPLKKTEKHSIDVVIDRLRVRPDAQQRLAESFETAIGLAEGRAIVLEMDAGTDDREREHLFSSRYACPVCGHSLPELEPRLFSFNNPIGACPSCDGIGHMGFFDPKRVVAFPELSLAGGAIRGWDRRNPFYHQLLTSLAAFYDFDVDTPFEELSEDTQQRVLYGSGEQEIAFTYVNEKGRTTVRSHPFEGVIPNLERRWKETDSATVREELGKYRNVRTCPDCGGSRLRAEARNVRVGEDDQGRAIYQLEALPLSDCLHWFEQLALTGAKREIADRIVREIAARLTFLNNVGLSYLSLDRSADTISGGEAQRIRLASQIGSGLTGVMYVLDEPSIGLHQRDNDRLIGTLRHLRNLGNSVIVVEHDEDMIREADWVVDMGPGAGEHGGEVVAQGSPADIVADPQSLTGQYLSGQKSIAIPARRPVAGQDELPWLELKGCSGNNLKGVDLRIPAGRLVCITGVSGSGKSTLINDTLVNVVSRHLYNSQTEPAPYEAIEGLEHFDKIISVDQSPIGRTPRSNPATYTGLFTPIRELFAGVPEARARGYDPGRFSFNVKGGRCEACQGDGVVKVEMHFLPDIYVPCDVCHGSRYNRETLEIRYRGRNISEVLDLTVEQALEYFEAVPAIARRLQTLIDVGLGYIRLGQSATTLSGGEAQRVKLSQELSKRGTGRTLYILDEPTTGLHFHDISLLLEVIGHLVDAGNTVVVIEHNLDVIKTADWIIDMGPEGGGGGGSIVAQGTPEEIAQAPGSHTGSYLKKFLAAGASSAPPRAARAPRRKAG
- a CDS encoding MFS transporter, with amino-acid sequence MTPFERRASLSLAALFMCRMLGLFLLLPVFAVAAKALPGGNDPARVGLALGMYGLTQAFMQIPFGLASDRWGRRPVVVMGLVLFVVGSVVCATTDDLFWITIGRAIQGSGAISAAVTAWLADATRDEVRTKAMAMIGASIGLTFAVSLVLAPVVVGWGGLTGLFWTIAALGVAALGVAAWVVPAAPPAPRGEPVSMSSVLSHPDLLRLNLGVFTLHLIQVALFVVVPAALARTGGLDAATLWKVYLPVVLASFVVMVPVIGVTERYATHRKTLLGAVAGLVLVCMFLPWAQDRYGWLVGAMIAFFSVFNILEAMQPSLVSRVAPPSLKGLALGFYNTSQAIGLFAGGALGGWLLSHLGPAAVFQSAAGLAVIWLLAAWGMKPLPARRAAQPERVSHPAS